The genomic stretch CGGAGATGTTATGGCATAGGTGACAGTAGGAGGTCCCTTTCCGGAGCTTGGAGATTGCTTCGGTGAGGTTGTCGGAAACGGCCTCTGGTTGCTTTAGCAAATGGAGGGCAAGACGTAAGGCTGTTTTCTTGCCTATGCCGGGTAACCTGCTGATCTCATTGACCGCATCTTCGATGAGTTTGGAGGGAAAGTTCACCGGATAAAGGGGATTAAACGATGACAGCCTGGATACCTGCGTCCAGAATAGACTGGCACATCGGCTTCAATTGCTTCATGCTGCCTTTTTTGACAGCGCATTTGCCTTTGTAGTGGATGATCATGGTGCACTGTTCGGCCTGCTCCTGGGAATGTTTGCAAACTTTGATCAATACTTTGGCCACATGGTCAAAGGTGTTGATGTCATCGTTAAATACCACCAGGTCATGCTCTTCCGTGTCTACAACATCTTCCAGCAAGATTTCCACTTCCTCTTCTACAGTATGTTCTAATGGTTGCATGCTCATTTTGCAAAGTTAATAATTATAAACAAATTAGCAGCCTTTATGATATAGCATACTATGGATTCAAATTTAATACTCCTCGTCATAACATCCTATTTTCTGTTGTTGTTCATTATTTCTTATTTTACTTCCAGAAAAGTATCGCAGGAGACATTTTTCACGGGAGACCGGGAATCACCTTGGTTCTTGGTGGCTTTCGGGATGATCGGTGCGTCACTGTCCGGGGTGACTTTTATCAGCGTGCCGGGAGAAGTGGGGAATACCAATTTTTATTATTTTCAAGTCGTATTAGGCTATACGGTGGGCTATTTGACGATTGCAAAGGTGCTGCTGCCACTGTATTATCGGATGAATTTAGTGTCAATTTATGCCTATTTGGAGGATCGATTTGGGTTTTGGTCGTATAAGACTGGTGCTTTTTTCTTTATCCTTTCCAGGACATTGGGCTCTTCCATTAGGGTGTTTTTGGTGGCAGGGGTGCTGCAGTTGATCTTGTTTGATGATTGGGGGATACCATTTTGGGTGTCGGTGCTGATTACTGTTTCCCTGATTTGGCTGTATACCCATCGGGGAGGGATCAAGACCGTGGTATGGACCGATACGCTGCAGACCCTGTTCATGCTATTGGCAGTAGGTACGAGTATTTACTTGGTGGGAAAAGACCTTGGCATCAGTGGAGTGGGAGGGCTTGTTGGCCGTGTTTTTGTCGATTCCCGATCGGAGATTTTCAACTGGGACTGGCAGGCGGGAACCAATTTCTTCAAGCAGTTTGCCAGTGGGGCATTTATTACTATTGTGATGACAGGGCTGGACCAGGACATGATGCAGAAAAACCTTACCTGTAGAAACATCGGTGATGCGCAGAAGAACATGTTTTGGTTTACCATCATCTTGGTGTTTGTAAACCTATGCTTTTTAGTCCTTGGGGTTTTGCTGTACCATTACTGCGAAGTTAACAATATCACCCTTCCGGTGAGGACAGATGATCTTTATCCCATGCTGGCAACGGAGCATTTCAGTGTATTTGCCGGGACGGTTTTTGTATTGGGGATTATTGCTGCGGCTTACTCCAGTGCAGACTCCACCTTGACCGCATTGACGACCTCATTCTGCTACGATTTTCTGGATATCGAGCGGAACTATACCAGGGTTCGCCAACAGGCAATCCGTAAAAAAGTCCACTTGGTCTTTACTGGGGTGATGTTTTTGGTGATCCTTCTATTTAGGTGGATCAATGACCAAAGCGTGATCAATACCGTTTTTGTGATTGCAGGCTATACATATGGGCCACTACTGGGGCTGTACAGCTTCGGGTTGTTTACCAAGCGGGTAGTAAAAGATAAAGCGGTGCCATGGATAGCTGTCATAGCACCATTTTTAACCTTTATTTTGAGCTTAAATTCAAAAAAATGGCTTTTCGGTTATGAATTTGGGTTTGAAGTACTCATTCTGAATGGAGGGGTGATGTTTTTAGGCTTGTTGATTTTTAGCCAGAAGAAAGGAGGCTGGCCCGAAACAAGGTGATACGTCCCGCTTCACATCAAAATGATGATAGCCGGATGGTTCTGAGCCTGCCTCCTTCTGATTAAACTTCTCCGTGTTCGATTAAGGTATTAAGCCTTTTTAGACGTTTCAATTGATTCTCTAACGTGTCCAGAGATCCATCTAGTGATACCATGACGGAGAAATTGTTCCCCTGTATTGCGCTTCCATTGATGTGCTTGCGCTTGATGCTGGGGGTGCCGTTTACCAGTTCTTGGATTTGTACATCGTATAACTCGGAGAGTTTGATTGCATCGTCCATTTTTAGATTTGAACGACCCTGTTCGTATCTTGAGTAAGCGGTGTAGTCTTTTTTACCAAGGTAGTCAGCGATGTATTCTTGGGTAAATCCCCTAAGGACACGGTATTTTCTGAGGTTTTCGGCAATGTGTTGTTTTAGTTCCTTTTCCATATTTGTGATATTTTTCTAGGTAAGAGGTGTGTGTGTTAATTTATACTTTACATTGATTCACAATTGGACCAGTGGTCTTATACATGTTGCTGAAATCCGTATGATCCCAGCTGGTCAAATCAACTTGTTTATCAGGCCCGAACAAATGATTTTTAATTACTTGTGTGGTAAGCAATGTTATCTGATCAGATAATGAACTGTTATAAAACTCATGGTTTCGTGAATTTCAGTATGGTATAAATGTAAATAAACCAGTGCGTTGTGGGCAAAAATAGAGCTACGCACATGTACGCAACAGTTAAAAAAAATGTAAAAATGGTTTTTTGTACCTTTTTTAGGGTTATTTATACGCTAAATTGAGCTTTTTATTGCTCATTTATATGGAGGTCTGCGAATAAGCGGAGTAAAAAAAGAGTGATGGATACCATAACCTCTAGTATTCACTATAAAAATGGTGATATATACATTTCGTTAACACATTTCCTGTCTGTGTATATGATCCTTGGCTACTAATAATGATGAGGGAGTTTTTGGTGTCCTGCTTAAAATATTATAATTCCAATTCCTTATTGGGGTCCCAGAAAACAGTTTGAAAATCCATCACTTGATCATTATTGATGGTGATCCCTTCTGATTCCAGGGTGGTTTGCATTTTTTCGGGTGGTGAGAAATGAAACTTTCCAGTAAGGAGACCTTTGCTATTGACCACCCGGTGGGCAGGGACATCATTCATGGTGTGGGCGGCATTCATGGCATATCCGACCGTTCTGGCGCCACTTTTTGCACCGAGATAATTGGCGATGGCACCATAGGAGGTTACCCGGCCTTTCGGGATCAGGCGCACCACCTGGTATACCATGTCAAAGAAATTTTCTTTATCAGTTTTCACGGGCTATTTCGATGATGGTTTGGTTGATTTGTCTTCTGATTTCTTTTTCAAGGGGTTTATTGGCCACGGCCATTAAAAACTGGCATTTAAGCAAGACCGTTTGGTGTTTTATTTCTATTGTTTTTAGTGTAAAGCTATTTTTCACAACAGACTTGTCAAAGGAAAGCACGGCCATTTTA from Echinicola soli encodes the following:
- a CDS encoding sodium:solute symporter gives rise to the protein MDSNLILLVITSYFLLLFIISYFTSRKVSQETFFTGDRESPWFLVAFGMIGASLSGVTFISVPGEVGNTNFYYFQVVLGYTVGYLTIAKVLLPLYYRMNLVSIYAYLEDRFGFWSYKTGAFFFILSRTLGSSIRVFLVAGVLQLILFDDWGIPFWVSVLITVSLIWLYTHRGGIKTVVWTDTLQTLFMLLAVGTSIYLVGKDLGISGVGGLVGRVFVDSRSEIFNWDWQAGTNFFKQFASGAFITIVMTGLDQDMMQKNLTCRNIGDAQKNMFWFTIILVFVNLCFLVLGVLLYHYCEVNNITLPVRTDDLYPMLATEHFSVFAGTVFVLGIIAAAYSSADSTLTALTTSFCYDFLDIERNYTRVRQQAIRKKVHLVFTGVMFLVILLFRWINDQSVINTVFVIAGYTYGPLLGLYSFGLFTKRVVKDKAVPWIAVIAPFLTFILSLNSKKWLFGYEFGFEVLILNGGVMFLGLLIFSQKKGGWPETR
- a CDS encoding MGMT family protein, giving the protein MKTDKENFFDMVYQVVRLIPKGRVTSYGAIANYLGAKSGARTVGYAMNAAHTMNDVPAHRVVNSKGLLTGKFHFSPPEKMQTTLESEGITINNDQVMDFQTVFWDPNKELEL
- a CDS encoding helix-turn-helix domain-containing protein: MEKELKQHIAENLRKYRVLRGFTQEYIADYLGKKDYTAYSRYEQGRSNLKMDDAIKLSELYDVQIQELVNGTPSIKRKHINGSAIQGNNFSVMVSLDGSLDTLENQLKRLKRLNTLIEHGEV
- a CDS encoding ATP-dependent Clp protease adaptor ClpS, whose product is MSMQPLEHTVEEEVEILLEDVVDTEEHDLVVFNDDINTFDHVAKVLIKVCKHSQEQAEQCTMIIHYKGKCAVKKGSMKQLKPMCQSILDAGIQAVIV